In a genomic window of Pedobacter sp. KBS0701:
- the folK gene encoding 2-amino-4-hydroxy-6-hydroxymethyldihydropteridine diphosphokinase, protein MMLNQALEYSTAYLLLGGNLGNREANLKKAIELLNDKIGKVIAISSLYETAAWGKTDQPAFLNQAIALQTNLGALEVLDLALSIEQELGRVRKDKWGERLIDIDLILFGDQIINIPDKLQVPHPHMQSRKFVMEPMAEIAPEVLHPVLGETILSISRNIDDPLEVKKL, encoded by the coding sequence ATGATGCTTAATCAAGCTTTAGAGTACAGTACGGCTTATTTGTTACTGGGTGGAAATTTAGGTAACAGGGAGGCAAATTTGAAAAAAGCCATCGAACTATTGAACGATAAAATTGGTAAGGTGATAGCCATCTCATCTCTTTATGAAACGGCAGCATGGGGCAAAACTGACCAGCCTGCATTTTTAAACCAGGCAATAGCTTTGCAAACCAATTTAGGTGCTTTGGAAGTTTTAGATCTGGCATTAAGTATTGAACAGGAATTGGGCAGGGTGAGGAAAGATAAATGGGGGGAGCGCTTAATTGATATTGATCTGATCCTTTTTGGAGATCAAATCATCAATATTCCGGATAAACTTCAGGTACCTCATCCGCATATGCAGAGCCGGAAATTTGTGATGGAACCCATGGCCGAGATCGCCCCCGAAGTGCTGCACCCTGTACTGGGAGAAACGATTTTGTCCATCAGTCGCAATATTGACGATCCCCTTGAGGTTAAAAAACTGTAG
- the pssA gene encoding CDP-diacylglycerol--serine O-phosphatidyltransferase, with product MKKHLPNAITCANLFSGCIGIVFAFKGNLETAAYFVILSGIFDFFDGMVARLLNVKSAIGKDLDSLADMVSFGFLPGVIMFHLLKASDYSSEYLPYLGFIITVFSALRLAKFNNDTRQTEDFIGLNTPMNTLFICSLPFIAHDYPQMISSSILLIAITAITSFLLVSEIKIFSLKFSNLSWNKNKIKFIFLILSAVLIAFLKFAAIPFVLVLYIALSVLHFRGATANHKI from the coding sequence ATGAAAAAGCATCTCCCTAATGCGATTACCTGTGCAAACCTTTTTTCTGGTTGTATCGGAATCGTTTTTGCATTTAAAGGCAATTTAGAAACCGCAGCTTATTTCGTTATTTTATCCGGAATATTCGATTTTTTTGATGGTATGGTTGCCCGTTTATTAAATGTAAAATCGGCAATTGGTAAAGATCTTGATTCTTTGGCAGATATGGTAAGTTTTGGGTTTTTACCCGGGGTAATTATGTTTCACCTGTTAAAGGCAAGTGATTATTCATCTGAATACCTTCCCTATCTTGGTTTTATTATTACTGTTTTTTCGGCACTTAGACTGGCAAAATTCAACAATGATACGAGGCAAACAGAAGATTTTATTGGCTTGAATACGCCTATGAATACTTTGTTTATCTGCTCTTTACCTTTTATTGCGCACGATTATCCACAGATGATCTCCTCCAGTATTTTACTGATCGCCATTACGGCAATAACCAGCTTCTTACTGGTGAGCGAAATAAAAATATTCTCTTTAAAATTCAGCAATCTAAGCTGGAATAAAAACAAAATCAAATTTATTTTCCTCATCCTATCGGCAGTATTAATTGCCTTTCTAAAATTCGCGGCAATACCTTTTGTTTTGGTACTGTATATTGCTTTATCGGTATTGCATTTTAGGGGTGCTACGGCTAATCACAAAATATAA
- the rho gene encoding transcription termination factor Rho, protein MFSKTELNDKLTTELRELAKSYGIEGADSLRKIDLVEVLLHQQEIINAAKAGADPYSETEPVAATPAPKTKAAKAPKVAAAAAAAASTVVADKPAATTADKPVKKRARLTKDEPAAPVTRRRDAVTLFDEPQHQQQPERQPDRIVEAEESVKPISALIEESAEVLPVAPKQKQEPKEKQEKPQRDENRQQKQPGGGNHHKNENSYSNLDFDNVITNEGVLEIMPDGYGFLRSADYNYLTSPDDIYVSQSQIKLFGLKTGDTVKGSIRPPKEGEKYFPLVRVETINGRIPAEVRDRVPFDYLTPLFPTEKLNLFTDNSNYSTRIMDLFTPIGKGQRGLIVAQPKTGKTNLLKEVANAIAKNHPEVYLIILLIDERPEEVTDMARSVRAEVIASTFDEPAERHVKIANIVLEKSKRLVESGHDVVILLDSITRLARAYNTTAPASGKILSGGVDANALHKPKRFFGAARNIENGGSLTILATALTDTGSKMDEVIFEEFKGTGNMELQLDRKLSNKRIFPAIDITASSTRRDDLLLDRDILQRVWILRNHLADMNSQEAMEFVQSQIKGTKSNEEFLISMNS, encoded by the coding sequence ATGTTTAGTAAAACAGAATTAAATGATAAGCTCACAACAGAATTACGTGAGCTAGCAAAAAGCTATGGCATTGAAGGTGCCGACTCCCTAAGAAAAATCGACCTTGTTGAAGTACTTTTACACCAGCAAGAAATTATAAATGCCGCTAAAGCTGGTGCAGATCCTTATAGCGAAACCGAACCTGTTGCAGCTACTCCTGCGCCTAAAACCAAAGCTGCAAAAGCACCAAAAGTTGCTGCCGCAGCTGCAGCCGCTGCTTCTACAGTGGTAGCCGATAAGCCAGCAGCTACTACTGCCGACAAGCCTGTTAAAAAAAGAGCAAGGCTAACAAAAGATGAGCCTGCGGCGCCGGTTACAAGAAGAAGAGATGCTGTAACATTATTTGACGAGCCTCAACACCAACAACAGCCGGAAAGACAGCCCGACAGAATTGTTGAAGCCGAAGAAAGTGTAAAGCCAATCTCTGCTTTAATAGAAGAAAGTGCAGAAGTGCTTCCGGTGGCTCCAAAACAAAAACAAGAACCTAAAGAAAAACAGGAAAAACCGCAGCGAGACGAAAATCGCCAGCAAAAACAACCAGGTGGTGGCAACCACCACAAAAACGAAAACAGTTATTCTAACCTGGATTTCGATAATGTAATTACAAATGAGGGGGTTTTGGAAATTATGCCTGATGGTTATGGTTTCTTGCGCTCTGCAGATTACAACTACTTAACTTCTCCTGATGATATTTATGTATCTCAGTCTCAAATAAAACTTTTTGGATTAAAAACCGGTGATACGGTAAAAGGTAGCATCCGTCCGCCAAAAGAAGGCGAAAAGTATTTCCCACTGGTTCGTGTAGAAACCATTAATGGCAGAATTCCTGCTGAGGTTCGCGACCGTGTTCCTTTTGATTATTTAACACCACTTTTCCCAACTGAAAAATTAAATTTATTTACGGATAACAGCAATTACTCTACCCGTATTATGGATTTGTTTACACCAATTGGTAAAGGGCAGCGTGGTTTAATTGTTGCACAGCCAAAAACAGGTAAAACCAATTTATTGAAAGAAGTGGCTAACGCAATTGCTAAAAACCACCCTGAAGTTTATTTAATTATCTTATTAATTGATGAGCGCCCGGAAGAGGTTACAGATATGGCACGTAGTGTAAGGGCTGAGGTAATTGCCTCAACTTTTGATGAGCCGGCTGAGCGTCACGTTAAAATTGCCAATATTGTTTTAGAGAAATCGAAACGTTTGGTAGAAAGCGGACATGATGTGGTAATCCTTTTAGATTCGATTACCCGTTTGGCGAGAGCATACAATACCACTGCACCTGCATCTGGTAAAATATTATCGGGTGGTGTTGATGCCAATGCATTACACAAACCGAAACGTTTCTTTGGTGCTGCACGTAATATAGAGAATGGTGGTTCACTAACTATTCTGGCTACCGCACTAACCGATACAGGTTCTAAAATGGACGAGGTGATCTTCGAAGAATTTAAGGGAACAGGTAACATGGAGTTACAATTAGACCGTAAATTATCTAACAAACGTATCTTCCCTGCAATTGATATTACCGCTTCAAGTACCCGTAGAGATGATTTATTGTTAGATAGGGATATTTTGCAACGTGTTTGGATTCTACGTAACCACCTTGCTGATATGAACAGCCAGGAAGCAATGGAATTTGTTCAATCTCAAATAAAAGGAACAAAAAGTAACGAAGAGTTCTTAATTTCGATGAACAGCTAA
- the pyrF gene encoding orotidine-5'-phosphate decarboxylase, translated as MTKEQLFEQIQKKRSFLCVGLDSSLDKIPQHLLKYENPILEFNKQIIDATKDLCVAYKPNTAFYECYGKKGWETLIETWKYMPQDIFSIADAKRGDIGNTSAMYAETFFNAASSEMSFDSVTVAPYMGSDSVTPFLTFKDKWVILLALTSNAGHADFQLQEIGAERLFEKVIKTSQTWATDEQIMYVVGATRGAAFGDVRKLAPDHFLLVPGVGAQGGDLSEVCKYGLNSQCGLLINSSRGIIYASQGEDFAEKARAEALKLQQEMEQILIKAELI; from the coding sequence ATGACCAAAGAGCAACTTTTCGAGCAGATACAAAAAAAACGTTCATTTTTATGTGTCGGATTAGATTCTTCATTGGATAAGATACCACAGCATCTGTTGAAATACGAAAATCCGATTCTGGAATTCAATAAACAAATTATTGATGCCACAAAAGATTTGTGTGTGGCTTATAAGCCCAATACTGCTTTTTACGAATGTTATGGCAAAAAAGGTTGGGAAACCTTAATTGAAACCTGGAAATATATGCCACAAGATATTTTTTCTATTGCTGATGCTAAACGCGGCGACATTGGAAATACTTCTGCCATGTATGCCGAAACTTTTTTTAACGCTGCATCGTCTGAAATGAGTTTCGATTCGGTTACCGTTGCACCTTATATGGGCAGCGATTCGGTAACGCCGTTTTTAACATTTAAGGATAAATGGGTAATTCTATTGGCTTTAACCTCAAATGCGGGGCATGCCGATTTTCAATTGCAGGAAATTGGAGCAGAAAGGCTGTTCGAAAAAGTGATTAAAACCTCACAAACCTGGGCAACAGATGAGCAGATAATGTATGTAGTTGGGGCTACACGCGGTGCGGCATTTGGCGATGTACGTAAACTGGCACCAGATCACTTTCTTTTAGTACCTGGGGTTGGTGCGCAGGGTGGCGATTTAAGTGAAGTGTGTAAATATGGGTTAAATTCGCAATGCGGATTATTGATCAATTCATCAAGGGGGATTATCTATGCCAGCCAGGGAGAAGACTTTGCCGAAAAAGCCAGAGCAGAGGCTTTAAAACTGCAACAGGAAATGGAGCAGATTTTGATTAAAGCAGAGCTAATTTAA
- a CDS encoding GxxExxY protein, with translation MNNLNEITEKVIGAAFIVSNTLGSGFLEKVYENALFIEIRKAGLGVTKQQALQVFYDEQVVGDYFVDLFVENEVIVELKTVKDITDIHQAQLMNYLIACNRRCGLIINFGKPRIEIKRMLNGYDL, from the coding sequence ATGAATAACCTAAATGAAATCACTGAAAAAGTAATTGGAGCTGCATTTATAGTTTCAAATACATTAGGAAGTGGTTTTTTAGAGAAAGTGTATGAGAATGCATTATTCATTGAGATAAGAAAAGCTGGACTCGGTGTAACAAAACAACAAGCCCTTCAGGTTTTTTATGACGAACAGGTTGTTGGAGATTACTTTGTTGATTTGTTTGTTGAGAATGAAGTGATTGTTGAGTTAAAAACGGTCAAAGATATAACAGATATCCATCAGGCTCAATTGATGAACTATTTAATCGCTTGCAATAGGCGCTGTGGTTTAATTATCAATTTTGGTAAACCTAGAATTGAAATAAAAAGAATGCTTAACGGCTATGATCTCTAA
- a CDS encoding DUF2851 family protein: protein MNFPEDFLHYVWQFRSFDYNGLQTCDGENLEIINTGLLNRNAGPDFNHAKIKIGETLWAGNVEIHLKSSDWLKHNHQVNPAYENVILHVVYQHDAEITRMDETILPVLELKSRISKDLISKYENLFLTLTDFPCISQIGRVDELIVDSFLSRTLVERFEQKTNAVTETLNELNGNWDETFYRFMARNFGFKINALPFELFAKAVPQHIYARHKNNPHQIEALVFGAAGFLNDHFEEEYPRKLKAEFQFLQKKYNITPINVSLWKFMRMRPQNFPTIRLAQFAALITKANHLFSKIMEIKNVAELRSLFENLPVNDYWKTHYHFKKIASTVNIQIGKTSVDNVLLNTVALFLFAYGKHTAAQYFISRAVKLLESLPAEQNAITNKFTEAGVKMENAFASQGILQLKKQYCDEKKCLSCGIGIKILKQA from the coding sequence ATGAATTTTCCAGAAGATTTTCTTCATTATGTATGGCAATTCAGGTCGTTTGATTATAACGGACTGCAAACCTGTGATGGTGAAAATCTGGAAATCATCAATACGGGATTGCTTAACCGAAATGCAGGTCCGGATTTTAACCATGCCAAGATTAAGATAGGAGAAACGCTGTGGGCAGGAAATGTAGAAATTCACTTAAAATCATCTGACTGGTTAAAACACAACCACCAGGTTAATCCTGCGTATGAAAATGTAATCTTACATGTTGTTTACCAGCATGATGCTGAAATAACCAGGATGGATGAAACCATTTTGCCGGTTTTAGAACTGAAGAGCCGGATTTCAAAGGATCTGATCAGCAAGTACGAAAACCTGTTCCTCACCTTAACTGATTTTCCTTGCATTTCCCAGATAGGAAGGGTAGATGAGTTAATCGTAGATTCTTTTTTGTCAAGAACATTGGTTGAGCGTTTTGAGCAGAAAACAAATGCTGTTACAGAAACCTTGAATGAATTAAACGGGAATTGGGATGAGACTTTCTACCGCTTTATGGCCCGTAATTTTGGTTTCAAAATAAATGCCTTGCCTTTCGAGTTATTTGCCAAGGCTGTTCCACAGCATATTTATGCCAGGCATAAAAACAATCCACACCAGATAGAAGCATTGGTTTTTGGTGCTGCAGGCTTTTTAAATGATCATTTTGAAGAAGAATACCCGCGGAAGTTAAAAGCAGAATTTCAGTTTCTCCAAAAGAAATATAACATTACACCCATTAATGTTTCCCTTTGGAAGTTTATGCGCATGCGTCCTCAAAATTTCCCAACCATTCGTTTGGCACAATTTGCAGCATTAATAACCAAAGCCAATCATCTTTTTTCTAAAATTATGGAAATAAAGAATGTGGCTGAACTGCGTAGCTTATTTGAAAACCTGCCCGTAAACGATTACTGGAAAACACATTATCATTTTAAAAAGATAGCTTCCACCGTAAATATACAGATCGGAAAAACATCAGTAGATAATGTCCTCTTAAATACCGTCGCCTTGTTTTTATTTGCTTATGGAAAACATACAGCAGCACAATATTTTATCAGTAGAGCCGTAAAACTGTTAGAAAGTTTGCCTGCTGAGCAAAATGCAATTACCAATAAGTTTACTGAAGCAGGCGTGAAGATGGAGAATGCATTTGCCTCTCAGGGAATTTTGCAATTAAAAAAGCAATATTGCGATGAGAAAAAATGCCTGTCTTGTGGTATTGGAATTAAAATTTTAAAACAGGCCTAA
- a CDS encoding PspC domain-containing protein, whose product MFQRIITYFEQQSFGVSTYLANKLNMSTAKVRLFFIYSSFLAVGFPILFYFLAAVVLDIRTYMKRMRLRIWE is encoded by the coding sequence ATGTTCCAGAGAATTATCACTTATTTTGAACAGCAGAGTTTTGGAGTGTCTACCTATTTAGCCAATAAGCTGAATATGAGTACAGCTAAAGTGAGACTGTTTTTTATTTACTCATCGTTTTTGGCGGTGGGTTTTCCTATATTATTTTATTTTTTAGCTGCTGTTGTGCTCGATATCAGAACATACATGAAAAGAATGCGGCTGAGGATCTGGGAATGA
- a CDS encoding ankyrin repeat domain-containing protein produces the protein MMGITQLEEQIEAGNLQSVKEILVENPKLANINTSHHISPLLLACYYKKQEIADLIAEFVDHLTLFEACAVGKFDAATLLIFQNPASINEFSEDGFTPLGLACYFGHEELARFLVLKGAEVNLASKNGFNVFPIHSAVAANNFNITKMLLDAGAYPNVCQKAGLAPLHTAAQLGNIELIILLLEHGAEVSLRMEGGKLPADLAAEKGFNEIAEILRDDD, from the coding sequence ATGATGGGTATAACGCAACTCGAAGAGCAAATTGAGGCTGGAAATTTACAATCAGTAAAAGAAATTTTGGTTGAAAATCCAAAATTGGCAAATATTAATACTTCTCATCACATTTCGCCATTGTTATTGGCTTGTTATTACAAAAAACAAGAAATAGCAGATTTGATTGCTGAGTTTGTAGATCATTTAACCTTGTTTGAGGCCTGTGCCGTTGGCAAATTCGACGCGGCTACGCTACTGATTTTTCAAAACCCTGCCAGTATCAATGAATTTTCTGAAGATGGCTTTACACCGCTTGGTTTAGCCTGCTATTTCGGACATGAGGAATTGGCCCGTTTTCTGGTTTTAAAAGGCGCTGAAGTAAACCTGGCATCAAAAAATGGCTTCAATGTATTTCCAATCCACTCGGCAGTTGCAGCTAATAATTTTAATATCACTAAAATGCTCTTAGATGCGGGCGCATACCCTAATGTTTGTCAGAAAGCAGGCTTAGCTCCCTTACACACTGCTGCTCAACTTGGAAATATTGAATTGATTATTTTACTGTTAGAACACGGAGCGGAAGTTTCTTTACGCATGGAAGGCGGAAAACTCCCGGCAGATTTGGCCGCAGAAAAAGGCTTTAATGAAATTGCCGAAATTTTAAGAGATGATGACTAG
- a CDS encoding DNA translocase FtsK, with translation MSVRGNQFKTNTFRDKGAESAPGRSSSGRQPKEKRDFLPSFDLADGRAVKIAGLFFVILSLYFLIAFTSYLFTWQDDQSYVIDANGGWGNLFKTAEELKTAGVTTPVVQNWLGKFGALLSHQFIYEWFGIASFLFVLAFFIIGYRLLFKVKILSISKTLGYSFFFLLFISLTLGFAHGFWSESPHYLEGEFGYWSNKLLSAQIGAAGVAGLIAFAGLTILIIAYNIDFKFPERKAKEVYLDNETPDYVNDIREQAVKNKTFEEPSAPIEFPVRDKSVNNERKQQNVVLQPNRFEEKEEEKTVTPVVLSPLAANLPLATAAATSLPLVVEPPIEVEKEPAFTIEKTEEEKKSDDLVEQFGNYDEKLDLSGYKYPTIDLLENYGTNKISVNAEELEANKNKIVETLNHYNIEIDKIKATIGPTVTLYEIIPAPGVRISKIKNLEDDIALSLAALGIRIIAPMPGKGTIGIEVPNQHPEMVPMRSILNTEKWSQTTMDLPIALGKTISNEVYIADLAKMPHLLVAGATGQGKSVGINAILVSLLFKKHPAQLKFVLVDPKKVELTLFNRIERHFLAKLPGEADAIITDTKKVVNTLNSLCIEMDQRYDLLKDAQVRNLKEYNDKFVKRKLNPNNGHRFLPFIVLVVDEFADLMMTAGKEVEAPIARLAQLARAIGIHLVLATQRPSVNIITGTIKANFPARLAFRVLSKIDSRTILDSGGADQLIGRGDMLLSTGSDLIRLQCAFVDTPEVDRISEYIGNQRGYADAYQLPEYIDEAGEGSKADFDPNERDKFFEDAARLIVMHQQGSTSLIQRKLKLGYNRAGRIIDQLEAAGIVGPFEGSKAREVLYPDEYSLEQFLNGMDNKD, from the coding sequence ATGTCGGTAAGGGGTAACCAGTTTAAAACCAATACATTCAGAGATAAAGGTGCAGAAAGTGCACCCGGCAGATCATCATCAGGCAGGCAACCGAAAGAAAAAAGAGATTTTTTGCCAAGCTTCGATCTGGCAGATGGCCGTGCAGTTAAAATTGCAGGACTGTTTTTTGTGATCTTATCGTTATATTTTTTAATTGCCTTTACTTCATACCTATTTACCTGGCAGGATGACCAGAGTTATGTAATCGATGCCAATGGTGGTTGGGGCAATCTTTTTAAAACAGCCGAAGAATTAAAAACTGCTGGTGTTACCACGCCTGTTGTTCAAAACTGGCTGGGTAAGTTTGGCGCATTATTGTCACATCAGTTCATTTACGAATGGTTCGGTATTGCCTCTTTCCTGTTTGTTCTGGCCTTTTTCATTATCGGTTACCGTCTGTTATTTAAAGTTAAAATCCTTTCCATCTCTAAAACATTAGGATACAGCTTTTTCTTTTTACTGTTTATTTCATTAACCTTAGGTTTTGCACATGGTTTCTGGTCAGAATCACCACACTACCTGGAAGGTGAATTTGGCTATTGGAGCAATAAATTATTGAGTGCCCAAATTGGCGCGGCCGGTGTTGCCGGGTTAATTGCTTTTGCCGGGTTAACCATTTTAATCATTGCATATAATATCGATTTTAAATTTCCGGAACGTAAGGCAAAAGAAGTTTACCTTGATAATGAAACACCAGATTATGTAAACGATATCAGGGAGCAGGCGGTAAAAAACAAAACTTTTGAAGAGCCGTCTGCGCCTATTGAATTTCCGGTGCGCGATAAATCTGTAAATAACGAACGTAAACAACAGAACGTAGTATTACAGCCAAACCGTTTCGAGGAAAAAGAAGAGGAAAAAACGGTAACACCTGTGGTATTATCTCCATTGGCGGCTAATTTGCCATTGGCTACTGCTGCGGCTACATCATTGCCTCTAGTGGTAGAACCACCAATTGAAGTGGAAAAGGAACCTGCTTTTACAATAGAAAAAACCGAAGAAGAAAAAAAATCGGATGACCTGGTTGAGCAATTTGGCAATTATGACGAAAAACTGGATTTATCCGGTTATAAATATCCAACCATTGATTTGTTAGAAAATTATGGTACGAATAAAATTTCGGTAAATGCTGAAGAACTCGAAGCCAACAAAAATAAAATTGTGGAAACGCTTAATCATTACAATATTGAAATTGATAAGATTAAGGCAACCATTGGCCCAACGGTTACCCTTTACGAAATTATTCCGGCCCCGGGGGTCAGGATTTCGAAAATTAAAAACCTGGAGGATGACATTGCACTTTCGTTAGCTGCCCTGGGGATCCGTATTATAGCACCAATGCCTGGTAAAGGTACCATAGGTATCGAGGTGCCGAATCAACATCCGGAAATGGTACCTATGCGCAGTATTTTAAATACCGAAAAATGGAGTCAAACCACTATGGATTTGCCGATTGCCTTAGGTAAGACCATTAGCAATGAGGTATATATTGCCGACCTGGCTAAAATGCCGCACTTGTTGGTAGCAGGGGCAACCGGTCAGGGTAAATCGGTGGGTATTAACGCCATTTTGGTTTCGCTGCTTTTTAAGAAACACCCTGCACAACTTAAATTCGTACTCGTCGATCCTAAAAAAGTAGAGTTAACCTTATTTAATAGAATTGAAAGACACTTTTTGGCAAAACTGCCTGGAGAGGCTGATGCCATTATTACCGATACCAAAAAAGTAGTGAATACGTTAAACTCACTTTGTATCGAAATGGATCAGCGTTACGATTTATTGAAAGATGCACAGGTTAGGAATTTAAAAGAATACAACGATAAGTTTGTTAAACGCAAACTTAATCCAAATAACGGCCACCGCTTTTTACCATTCATTGTTTTAGTAGTAGATGAGTTTGCCGATTTAATGATGACGGCAGGTAAAGAGGTGGAGGCACCAATTGCACGTTTGGCACAATTGGCGAGGGCTATTGGTATTCACTTGGTTCTGGCTACTCAGCGGCCATCGGTAAATATTATTACGGGAACCATTAAAGCCAACTTCCCGGCCAGGCTGGCTTTTAGGGTATTGTCGAAAATCGATTCGAGAACCATTTTAGATAGTGGTGGTGCCGATCAGTTAATTGGCCGTGGTGATATGCTCTTATCTACCGGTAGCGACTTAATCAGGCTACAGTGTGCTTTCGTTGATACACCTGAGGTAGACCGCATTTCTGAGTATATCGGTAACCAGCGCGGTTATGCTGATGCCTATCAACTGCCAGAATACATTGATGAAGCAGGAGAGGGAAGCAAGGCCGATTTCGATCCGAACGAGCGTGATAAGTTTTTTGAAGATGCGGCAAGGTTAATTGTAATGCATCAGCAGGGCTCAACTTCATTAATACAGCGTAAACTTAAATTAGGTTATAACAGGGCCGGTCGTATTATCGACCAGTTAGAGGCTGCCGGAATTGTTGGCCCTTTTGAAGGAAGTAAAGCAAGAGAAGTTTTATATCCTGATGAGTATTCTTTGGAACAATTCTTGAATGGTATGGATAACAAGGATTAG
- a CDS encoding outer membrane lipoprotein carrier protein LolA has translation MKKLISALMVVVAFTTSTYAQTDAKAKAILAEVSKKYKSYNVVKTDFTFTLDNPKAKVKETQQGTLYVKANSNKYKVAMTNQELFSDGKSQWTYLKKDKEVQVSNVDNSGDAINPAKIFTVYEKGFKYVYTGEEKAGAKTYQMIDLTPVDAKKSIFKVRLSIDKAAKQIANVVLFDKNGNKYTYNVKTFSPNVNIPETTFAFDAKKYPGVEVVDLR, from the coding sequence ATGAAGAAATTAATTTCAGCATTAATGGTTGTAGTTGCTTTTACAACTTCAACTTATGCTCAAACTGATGCGAAAGCTAAAGCCATTTTAGCTGAAGTGAGTAAAAAATACAAATCGTATAACGTAGTTAAAACAGATTTTACCTTTACTTTGGATAATCCAAAAGCTAAAGTAAAAGAAACCCAGCAAGGTACCTTGTATGTTAAAGCCAATTCTAACAAGTATAAAGTAGCCATGACTAACCAGGAATTGTTTAGCGATGGTAAAAGCCAGTGGACTTATCTGAAAAAAGACAAAGAAGTACAGGTAAGTAATGTAGATAATAGCGGGGATGCCATTAATCCGGCTAAGATCTTTACCGTTTACGAAAAAGGATTTAAATACGTTTATACTGGCGAAGAAAAAGCTGGTGCTAAAACCTATCAAATGATCGATTTAACACCAGTTGATGCTAAAAAATCGATTTTTAAAGTACGTTTAAGTATCGATAAAGCCGCTAAACAAATTGCAAATGTGGTGTTGTTTGATAAAAACGGAAACAAATACACCTACAATGTGAAAACTTTTTCGCCTAACGTAAACATACCAGAAACTACTTTTGCTTTCGATGCCAAAAAATATCCTGGTGTTGAAGTGGTAGATTTGAGATAA
- a CDS encoding right-handed parallel beta-helix repeat-containing protein — protein MKKKSGILVLGMAIALFGCKKDKTTVADVAGGQSIVQPNKLGLTVAAVSTTVSNEAALKAAIANAQPGDVITVSGTIYLTSTLQLLKSGTSSSKINFTGGILDCSGISGANWGVKVNGSYWNITNMTIRNAPDCGIVFQTGGYNYVNKVTTHGNKDSGLQIYNGGHHNSINNSTSYDNYDVANGGENADGYACKLSAGAGNQFNSCNAYHNSDDGWDLYGQPYTVVINNCTATNNGYGTNGDGNGFKLGSAGQNVPHTVTNCKANNNKGSGYDGNGNAGHITTTGSGGSGNVKGLFNRIY, from the coding sequence ATGAAAAAAAAATCAGGTATTCTCGTACTCGGGATGGCTATTGCGTTGTTCGGATGCAAGAAAGACAAAACAACAGTAGCTGATGTTGCAGGTGGTCAATCCATTGTTCAGCCAAACAAACTAGGGCTAACAGTTGCGGCGGTAAGCACTACAGTGAGCAATGAAGCGGCTTTAAAAGCTGCCATAGCAAACGCGCAACCAGGCGATGTGATTACCGTAAGCGGTACCATTTACCTCACCAGTACCCTTCAGTTACTTAAAAGCGGTACATCCAGCTCCAAAATTAATTTTACCGGCGGTATATTGGATTGTTCAGGTATTTCTGGTGCTAACTGGGGTGTAAAAGTAAATGGAAGTTACTGGAATATTACCAACATGACCATCAGAAATGCACCCGACTGCGGGATTGTTTTCCAGACAGGTGGCTACAATTATGTGAATAAGGTAACTACTCATGGAAATAAGGACTCCGGACTTCAGATTTATAACGGCGGTCACCACAATAGCATCAATAATTCTACTTCTTATGATAATTATGATGTGGCCAACGGTGGTGAAAATGCAGATGGTTATGCCTGTAAGTTATCTGCCGGAGCGGGTAATCAGTTTAACTCCTGCAATGCCTACCACAATTCTGATGATGGCTGGGATTTATACGGACAACCTTATACTGTTGTAATCAATAATTGTACGGCCACCAATAATGGTTATGGTACGAATGGTGATGGAAATGGTTTCAAACTGGGTAGTGCCGGACAAAATGTTCCGCATACCGTTACCAATTGCAAAGCCAATAACAACAAAGGAAGCGGTTACGATGGAAATGGAAACGCCGGCCACATCACGACCACAGGCAGCGGTGGCTCTGGTAATGTAAAAGGGCTTTTTAACCGAATTTATTAA